Proteins from a genomic interval of Papaver somniferum cultivar HN1 chromosome 4, ASM357369v1, whole genome shotgun sequence:
- the LOC113272664 gene encoding uncharacterized protein LOC113272664, with translation MAVYSNLSKFNTHIHNICPHCNSEEETIHHLLFSCQFSKDVFQSSLLFIDIPDGINSMQIIQQWLGHVDQGIMLNLVSCILWNMWKTRNDLIFNNTLALVPLCIHKSLQDFKVFDLHHALNYCASVCINQKNAVLWGLPQPFYIKINVDAAYNNGKGVVVVARDSSGNQLGSGAICFDSFSSTVADAKAYAFGIQLARRLHITKIIVEGDAADIPKAIIGNMNKIQWSIRSTVLSIQDRVKEFNEVSFTAVPRDANHIAHDLVQFAISNFINRWWVHDESPNCIMQHLNSIED, from the coding sequence ATGGCTGTATATAGCAACCTATCTAAATTCAACACTCATATTCATAATATCTGTCCTCATTGTAATTCAGAAGAAGAAACAATTCACCATCTCTTATTTTCCTGTCAGTTCTCAAAGGATGTTTTTCAATCAAGTCTGTTGTTCATCGACATCCCAGATGGAATAAATTCAATGCAAATTATCCAGCAATGGCTAGGTCATGTTGACCAAGGTATTATGCTAAATCTGGTTTCGTGTATCTTGTGGAACATGTGGAAGACAAGGAATGATTTGATCTTCAATAATACTCTGGCGTTGGTGCCACTTTGTATTCACAAATCCTTGCAAGACTTCAAGGTTTTTGATCTACACCATGCATTAAATTATTGTGCTTCAGTCTGTATCAATCAGAAGAACGCAGTCCTCTGGGGACTTCCTCAACCTTTCTACATTAAGATTAATGTAGATGCAGCGTATAACAATGGTAAAggtgttgttgttgtagcaagAGATTCGTCAGGAAATCAATTGGGAAGTGGTGCTATTTGCTTTGACTCCTTCTCTTCAACGGTGGCAGATGCTAAGGCGTATGCCTTTGGAATCCAACTGGCCAGAAGACTACATATAACCAAAATCATTGTTGAAGGGGATGCTGCGGACATTCCTAAAGCTATAATAGGGAACATGAACAAAATACAATGGAGTATTCGTTCCACTGTCCTTTCAATCCAAGACCGCGTCAAGGAATTCAACGAAGTTAGTTTCACGGCTGTTCCTAGAGATGCAAATCATATTGCTCATGACTTAGTTCAATTTGCAATAT